TGGCCGAGGCGATTGGGACGGCCTTGCTAGACCCGGAGCTGCGGGCGCGGGCGCGGGAGATTAACATGCAAATGATAGTTGAGCGCGCCGAATATGGGGCGGTGATGGCGCAGGCTGAGCGGTTTTATCAGGAATTCGTTTGAGGAAATCAGGAATACAGGAATTTTTCTTGGTTTCCTGGCTTCCTTATGTAAATATTCTGTTCGTCTTTTTCCACACGGCGTAACGCGAAAAAATATACACCAGAGGCGAAGAAAGCCGTAGGGGAACGCTGATAGCCTGTTCTAGCGCGACGCGTAGTGAATCCGCATCATCGAAGGGTGGCAGATACAGCGCGCCGCGCCCGATTTCGAACGCCGCGTGCGCGTCGGAGCCATAAGTGCCGGGCAGATTGTGTTCTTTGGCGAAGCGCTGCGCCTGCCGGTTGAAGCGCGGCAGCGTGCAGCGTGCGTTGAAGGTTTCAATGGCGTCAATCCGCGGGAGAATTTCGAGCAATGCTTCTGCGCGCCAGTGTCCCTTGCGGCGCAAGTCGAAGGGATGCGAGATGCTAATAAAGGCATTCTGTGCCTTCAGGCGGGCGATGGTTTCTTCTGGTGATAACCCGGCAGGGATTTCTTCTTTCACGAAGGCGGCCAGAATTTCGCCCTCGCTGGTTAGTATTTCCTCCCCAACGATCACGCGCTCAGGGTCCAGCGCTTTGGCTTCCAGCGCACCGCGGATGGTGTTGTGGTCGGTGACGATAATTCGATCAATTTTTTTGCGACGGCAGGCCGCCAGGAGTTTTTCGAGTGTGGTCAGGCTGTCAGGTGAATGGATGGTGTGTACGTGGAAGTCGGTGAGCAGGTAATTGGTTGATTGGCGATTAGGGATTAGGGATTTGTTCATGGGAATTCGTCCTAGTTGTCTGATCCCGAATTACCTAGCCCCAACAACTCTCGCGAGAAAACCCAAACCACAAGCCCGAGGGCTACGCCGAACCACAGCGTAGCAAAGCGGATCAATAAGGTAGCCGCGGCAGCTATATCTGCATGGATACCCAGCAGCAAAGCCAGCATCCCGGCGATGGAGGCCTCGGCGGCGCCCAATCCACCGGGTAGTGCCGATGCTGCCCCGACGATCGTCGAGAAGGCCAGTACGAAAATGGCAATCGAGAGCGTTTCCCAGCTAGGAGCTACTCCGAGACCAATCAGGATGAGATAGAAGCCGATGCCTTCGCCCAACCAGGAGAGTGTCCCCAGGCCGACGGCAACCAATGTGGTCAGTGGGTTGAAGAGGGCGAAGCTGCCCTCGTAGAATTCGCGCAGCCCCGGGGCGATGCGCCTGACCAATGGGAGTTTTGCTGCCAGATCGAGCAGGGTTAGCGCCAATGGGCGAATCTGCGAGACGATGATGATGCCTATCAAAACGATCAGAATAGCGGCGAAGGCAGGCCAATATTTCGGGTAGGCGATCGCGCCCAGGGTGGAAAGTAACAGCACAGCCAGGCCGTCGCTGATGCGCTCGGCTACGACAACCGAGATGCCGCGTGCCGTCGATT
The nucleotide sequence above comes from Chloroflexota bacterium. Encoded proteins:
- a CDS encoding PHP domain-containing protein, with product MNKSLIPNRQSTNYLLTDFHVHTIHSPDSLTTLEKLLAACRRKKIDRIIVTDHNTIRGALEAKALDPERVIVGEEILTSEGEILAAFVKEEIPAGLSPEETIARLKAQNAFISISHPFDLRRKGHWRAEALLEILPRIDAIETFNARCTLPRFNRQAQRFAKEHNLPGTYGSDAHAAFEIGRGALYLPPFDDADSLRVALEQAISVPLRLSSPLVYIFSRYAVWKKTNRIFT
- a CDS encoding flippase-like domain-containing protein; protein product: MTSNSQQSLTRRMLYGLLFGFLVMLALTLAGDIRQVGTQVLGFRWAFYPAVLLLTLFNYLLRGLKFHYYLRQIGAKEISIAESFHLFVAGFPLAVTPGKVGEALKGIWIHQQTGQSTARGISVVVAERISDGLAVLLLSTLGAIAYPKYWPAFAAILIVLIGIIIVSQIRPLALTLLDLAAKLPLVRRIAPGLREFYEGSFALFNPLTTLVAVGLGTLSWLGEGIGFYLILIGLGVAPSWETLSIAIFVLAFSTIVGAASALPGGLGAAEASIAGMLALLLGIHADIAAAATLLIRFATLWFGVALGLVVWVFSRELLGLGNSGSDN